Below is a window of Equus quagga isolate Etosha38 chromosome 1, UCLA_HA_Equagga_1.0, whole genome shotgun sequence DNA.
TGTGAGAGCAcaggtgtatgtgtgtataagcCAGGCCGTCTGAGTATCTTGTTAACCCAAGTGAGGAATGGTGTGTGTAAAGCTAGGCGATAGTGAGTTTGTGACCAAGTTCGAGGGAATGGCATGCAAGCCAATGGGATAGACACCAGGCCCTTTGTCACTGCTCTGGACCCAGTCAGGGGTCCCCAGGTGTTGTGTTCTACCCCCCTGAGGGGAGATTGCTCACCCTGCCATCTCCCTACTAGACTCTATATTGAGCCATCATTGAAACACTGTGGTTGGTCTTGAGGAAGCTAGAGGACCAAGGTGCATGGAAATCCTGGGTCCACCCAGGGCAGGGGCAGTGTCAGTGGGCATGGGCATCATGCCAGAGTGGCCAGCGTGGCACtggtgcctgggggaggggctggcccagaggcctGCTGGAAAGACACAGGATTGGGGTAGCGCTTGGCAAGACAGTGTGTCGTGGAAACTGGATCTTCACGTCCCTCAGTCCCTGTGAGCTGGAGATGCCCCAGCACAGGGGCATTCCacttcctctgtctcttcctcctgttttttgGGTACCTGGGCCCTCAACTTTCCCTCTTCCCCTGTCCACCACCAGGAAGCCCTTGGCGTGGTATGGGTGGGCTCTCCGGCAGTGGGAAGAAGTTGGGGGTTCAGAGGGGGAAGCAGTTGCTGCTTGATGGGAGGCTCACCTGGGCTGAGTGAGATGACACAGGGGGAcaaggggtgggggctgggtggggatggggaacTGGAAGTTGGGAGAACTGAACAACTTGGGAGGAGGCCAAAAACATGGAGAACTGGAAACTGGGACCTGGGGTGCTCAGAGCCCCCTACCATCAGCCCTTGGATGTATAGTGAGCTTTCCAGTGGGAGGTCAGCTGGGCAAGTGAGCTCCCTGGAAAGAGGGGGCTCCCATCTCGGCTGCACATCTGGGTGAGAGCTCTGGGACAGCTCCTTAGCTCAGCCCTTCTCCAGAGACTCCCCCTCCAgcctggtttttgttgtttttaatggatGGTGGGGTGGAGGCAAGGGGAAAAACGGCCAGAAGGTGGGACTCCTGGGTGTCCTGTTCCCCCCAGGTAATACATTTGATCAGGTATGGGGGACATCTTTAGAACTCTGAACCCGGACCCTCTCCCCAGTTCTCAAGacaagagaaggaaactgaggctgtggtGAGACTTagccccagggcccccagctTTTGGCCTCCAGACCGTCATCTGAGAGGGTCTGGTGCCTTGCACCCCTTTCCCTGCCCGCAGGGACCCTGGGGGCCTCAGctccccagggctggggtctcCTGTTGTCCTGGGGCTGCTTGCTTTCCttcacctctccctccctccccacagctggGTGGGGTCCCTGGGCTTGGCTGAGGCCCCTGTGGCCACAGTGTGAGGGCCGGGCGGGGGGACGGCGTCGgcgtttttaaaaataaaccgaCCGCAGGGAAACCAGCGGAGCCGAGCCGGGCCGGGctgggcagagggggagggggcggtcaggggagaaggagggaggagcgGCCTGGTCTGGGGGTTTTCTGGGGCCCAGCACCGTGGTGCTTTGAGCTTAGGTAGGaatctgccttcctcctcctcctcctcccccttctttcttcttcctcctctcctttcctctctgttttcctttggcTTCCTAGCCCAGTCACTCTCCATCACCTCTCTTTGTTTATtctgctttcctccctctccctcccttccttttgtctttttacctTCCTGCTCTTTTGGGTCCCTGCCCATTTCACCCCCTAATGCCACTGTGCCCCTCTGTTGCCCCTTTCCACACCCATGGGGGCTTTGTGTCAGGTCCTCACCCTGTGCAGGGTCCTTTGCTCCCCGTGTCTCTGGGGCTTAGCCTCTCTCCTTCGCACTCTacatttctccttctgctttcGGCCCGGATCTGACTCCTGTGGGGCTGCCCTGCCTCAGCCTACCCTCTGCTTGGGAGATCTGAGCTCCGGGGAAGGACTCAGGGCCAGATTTGAGAAAGCTTTTGGTGGTTCAAAATTTGGGAGTGCATGGGGTCAACAGGACTGAGAGAGGTGACTGGGCAGGGGGAGCAGTGCAGAAGTGGAGACGACAGCTCACGCCCCCCACTGCGACAACCTCTAGCATTGctgtcacacacacatactgcATGCTAGGAGCTagaggggagggctgggaacTCTGGACTCTTGGGTTCCTTTTCAGCTTCATGGGGAAGGCACCAGGTACATCGGCTTTTGAGGATCCCAGTCAAGGAAATGTACAGGGTCAGCTTTTGACGGCACGTTTTTTGGTGGGATTCTCAGTAATGGATGCCTGTCTATGCCAGCCGGAGATTCTGGAGGGCATCTCTTCCTGTGATGTCCCGAGGCTGACCCAGGTAGGGGTACCATGAGCTCCTGAGGGATAGTAATGTCAGGGTGGTTCGACCTGGTAGCACGATGGTCATTAGGGGCattttatgtttctaaaatatCCCCATGCCTGCATCTACCTGTCTTCCTTCACTCACTGTGCTGGAAGGGTGAATAGAGACCAGTGATGTGGGCTACGTGTtaggggacactgaggcacagaggggtgtGCCTGGGAGCCAGTATCTTAGCCACCCCAATTCCCTGCCCTGGAGGGGTACGAGGACTTCGGGCTCTTCCCGCCCTCCCAGAGGCTCCGTAAAGCAGGAGGTGCCCACTGCCCGCTTGAAAGACATTCTTGCCTGAGCCACAGTCCTGGCTTGGCGGCAGCCTTTTTCCCTCTCAATGTCCCAGTGTCTCTGCCGTTGCTTCCTCTTGCTCCCCAGCCCGAGTCCCTGCCAAGAGATTCCTTACCAAGGACATGAGGACGAGGCCTCGGGGAGGCTAGGCCACTGCCTTAGTCAGGAGATGAAGTGGAGACAGGAAGTGGAATACGGGGTAAAGCTGGGAAAATCTGGAATGGGGGCAACCACAGTCCCTAATACCGCACCTTCTCCCCAAGCTGCTCTTTGAGCCTCATCTTTCCTCTCCACGTCCCTGACCATGGCCTCTGCTCTGCACCCACTTCCAGAGGTCAGGATCGCTAAGTCTCACCTCATCCAGGTGCTgcctgcagccccagctcctctctccacTATTTAAGAAATAGCCCCTCGGAGGCCCTTGCACACACCCAACAGCTCCACAGTGAGCTCAGCTTCCCGCCTCCTGGGTTGGGGTGTTAGGCTGCTGTCTTGGGCCTCTGCTTCCCTTCAGTGACTCCATCTGAGCTCTGCCCTGGGTCCCAGGCCTCACTGGCCCCCTCTTACCCCTGTTCCCCATTGTCTTCGACTCTTCCCTGACCCCTTTGTTCTGTTCTCCATGTCTCCAGGTCGCAGTCCTAGAGTTGGCCCTTCTTCCAGcactttctccctccccttaAGCAGTGCCCCTGTCTCTCCACAGGAGGAAGCTCACTATGGCTCCAGTCCCCTGGCCATGCTAACAGCAGCGTGCAGCAAATTTGGTGGCTCCAGCCCTCTGCGGGACTCAACGACACTGGGCAAAGCAGGCACAAAGAAGCCCTACTCTGTGGGCAGTGACCTTTCAGCCCCCAAAACCATGGGGGATGCCTACCCAGCCCCCTTTTCAAGCACCAATGGCCTCCTCTCACCAGCAGGCAGTCCTCCAGCACCCACCTCGGGCTATGCCAATGACTACCCTCCCTTTTCTCACTCATTCCCTGGGCCCACGGGCACCCAGGACCCTGGGCTACTAGTGCCCAAGGGGCACAGCTCTTCTGACTGCCTGCCCAGTGTCTACACCTCTCTGGACATGGCACACCCCTACGGCTCCTGGTACAAGGCAGGGATCCATGCAGGCATCTCACCAGGCCCAGGCAATGCTCCCACACCTTGGTGGGACATGCACCCTGGGGGCAACTGGCTAGGcggtgggcagggccagggggATGGGCTGCAAGGGACACTGCCTACAGGCCCTGCTCAGCCTCCATTGAACCCCCAGCTGCCCACCTACCCATCTGACTTTGCCCCCCTTAATCCAGCTCCCTACCCAGCTCCCCACCTCCTGCAACCAGGGCCACAGCATGTCCTGCCCCAAGACGTCTATAAACCCAAGGCAGTGGGCAACAGTGGGCAGTTGGAGGGCAGTGGTGGAGCCAAGCCCCCCAGGGGCGCAGGCACAGGGGGCAGTGGTGGATATGGGGGCAGTGGAGCAGGGCGCTCCTCCTGCGACTGCCCCAACTGCCAAGAGCTGGAGCGCCTGGGGGCAGCCGCAGCCGGGCTGCGGAAGAAGCCCATTCACAGCTGCCACATTCCCGGCTGCGGCAAGGTGTACGGCAAGGCCTCCCACCTGAAGGCCCACTTGCGCTGGCACACGGGCGAGAGGCCTTTCGTCTGCAACTGGCTCTTCTGCGGCAAGAGGTTCACGCGTTCGGACGAGCTGGAGCGCCACGTGCGCACTCACACCCGGGAGAAGAAGTTCACCTGTCTGCTCTGCTCCAAGCGCTTTACCCGGAGCGACCACCTGAGCAAGCACCAACGCACCCATGGCgagccaggcccaggcccaccTCCCAGCGGCCCCAAGGAGCTGGGCGAGGGCCGCAGCGCGGGGGAAGAGGAGGCCAGTCAGACGCCCCGACCTTCCGCCTCGCCGGCACCCCCAGAGAAAGCCCCTGGAGGCAGCCCGGAGCAGAGCAACCTGCTTGAGATCTGAGCTGGGTGGAGAgtctccagccccagggctgtcTTGCCAGCCTCTCCTGGCTTCGTGGACCACTGCTTGCCCCTCACTCCCTTTGTCCTGTGCATGCTGCCCTTTGgggatctctctgtctctcctctggcCATTCTGGGCCTGGGAATCACCCTGCTTGCCTCCTcagcccacctcctccccaggccaTGAGCCTGTTCTGCAAACGCTCATCTCAGGCCCTCTACCTTGTGCCTGATTTCTGCACTCTGGCTTCCTCGCCCTTGctcacagcctctctctctcctctcaccacaTCAACTCACTTTCCTTCCATTTGGGCTCCCAACACTTTGTTCCTCCATCTCACTAACTCCTTGACTTGCATCCTTTCTGCTTCCCAAGCTTATTTACCGCTATCCCTTAGCTTCCAGGCTCCAGTCTTCTCAACTTCTTATTCCACTGCTTTCCGCGCTCCGGAGCGTTCTTCCTTTTTACAAacacaatgatgatgatgatgataatttatTGCCCCCTGGTGGCCTCTTCATT
It encodes the following:
- the SP7 gene encoding transcription factor Sp7 encodes the protein MASSLLEEEAHYGSSPLAMLTAACSKFGGSSPLRDSTTLGKAGTKKPYSVGSDLSAPKTMGDAYPAPFSSTNGLLSPAGSPPAPTSGYANDYPPFSHSFPGPTGTQDPGLLVPKGHSSSDCLPSVYTSLDMAHPYGSWYKAGIHAGISPGPGNAPTPWWDMHPGGNWLGGGQGQGDGLQGTLPTGPAQPPLNPQLPTYPSDFAPLNPAPYPAPHLLQPGPQHVLPQDVYKPKAVGNSGQLEGSGGAKPPRGAGTGGSGGYGGSGAGRSSCDCPNCQELERLGAAAAGLRKKPIHSCHIPGCGKVYGKASHLKAHLRWHTGERPFVCNWLFCGKRFTRSDELERHVRTHTREKKFTCLLCSKRFTRSDHLSKHQRTHGEPGPGPPPSGPKELGEGRSAGEEEASQTPRPSASPAPPEKAPGGSPEQSNLLEI